A genome region from Rissa tridactyla isolate bRisTri1 chromosome 18, bRisTri1.patW.cur.20221130, whole genome shotgun sequence includes the following:
- the SYNC gene encoding syncoilin isoform X1 yields MCSAEPEALGSGGGRDLMAEPEPPPELQLDEAGASSAPPGAAAGAAPHPDLSRSPSDPAGGAGVTPLHRDSPDACRELQPDGGDASLELNMPGPQLGEDAARAEIPLDVDGAGIPLDGDADGVGIPLDVDGAGIPLDGDADGVGIPLDVDGAGIPLGIDPGGTGILLDMDDADGVGIPLDMDTDGAGIPADVDADGAGIPLDMDAEGAGSPLDADGAEHQCLTLEELGDYFQECIEAVEQLEKERDSLIAELSQLREPALQEIRHAHEEIQAACRLLAKVELERDNLKDEIRQIKQKLFKVTKECVACQYQLESRRHDLSQHAAYQGELETQAGQLSGELSQLKETCEKEKEVLRQRLEAPPCRQDNLYLQESRRLSMEFESFVAESRRGLEEHYEPQLLRLLERREAGAKALQEMQGEIQGMKEALRPLQGEVSRLRLQNRSLEEQIVLVKQKRDEEVGQYREQVEELEDRLKELKNGVQLQQRKNQELEELRTSLHRELSIYKGCLEIYGHLCKSEEKAEEEC; encoded by the exons ATGTGCAGCGCCGAGCCGGAGGCGCTGGGCTCCGGGGGAGGAAG ggACCTGATGGCAGAGCCTGAGCCCcctccagagctgcagctggaTGAAGCCGGAGCATCCTCCGCCCCGCCGGGAGcggctgcaggtgctgctccGCACCCGGACCTTTCGCGCAGCCCGTCAGACCCagcggggggtgcgggggtgaCACCCCTGCACCGGGACAGCCCGGACGCCTGCCGGGAGCTGCAGCCAGACGGCGGGGACGCTTCCTTGGAGCTAAACATGCCAGGGCCCCAGCTGGGCGAGGATGCGGCCAGGGCTGAGATCCCGCTGGATGTGGATGGGGCAGGAATCCCACTGGACGGGGATGCAGATGGAGTAGGGATCCCACTGGATGTGGATGGGGCAGGAATCCCACTGGATGGGGATGCAGATGGAGTAGGGATCCCACTGGATGTGGATGGGGCAGGAATACCACTCGGCATAGATCCAGGTGGGACGGGGATCCTGCTGGACATGGATGATGCAGATGGAGTAGGGATCCCGTTGGACATGGACACAGACGGGGCAGGGATCCCAGCCGACGTGGATGCAGACGGggcaggaatccctctggatatGGATGCAGAGGGGGCAGGCAGCCCCCTGGACGCGGATGGTGCAGAGCATCAGTGCCTGACCCTCGAAGAGCTGGGGGACTACTTCCAAGAATGCATCGAAGCCGTTGAGCagctggagaaagagagagacagccTGATCGCGGAGCTCTCCCAGCTGCGGGAGCCGGCGCTGCAGGAGATCCGCCATGCCCATGAGGAGATCCAGGCAGCTTGCCGGCTGCTGGCCAAAgtggagctggagagggacaACCTGAAGGATGAGATCCGGCAGATCAAGCAGAAGCTGTTCAAGGTGACGAAGGAGTGCGTGGCTTGCCAATACCAGCTGGAAAGCCGGCGGCACGACCTCTCCCAGCACGCTGCTTACCAGGGCGAGCTGGAGACCCAGGCTGGGCAACTCTCCGGAGAGCTATCCCAGCTGAAGGAGACCTGCgagaaggaaaaggaggttttGAGGCAGCGGCTGGAGGCTCCACCGTGTCGGCAGGATAACCTGTACCTGCAGGAGAGCCGCCGGCTCTCCATGGAGTTCGAGAGCTTCGTGGCGGAGAGCCGGCGGGGTCTGGAGGAGCACTACGAGCCCcagctgctgcggctgctggagAGACGGGAGGCGGGGGCGAAGGCGCTGCAGGAGATGCAGGGGGAGATCCAGGGGATGAAGGAAGCCCTGCGGCCCTTGCAGGGGGAGGTCAGCCGGCTGCGGCTGCAGAACCGCAGCCTGGAGGAGCAGATCGTCCTCGTCAAGCAGAAGCGGGATGAAGAGGTTGGGCAGTACCGG GAACAGGTCGAGGAGCTGGAAGACAGGCTGAAGGAGCTGAAGAACGGGGTCCAGCTCCAGCAGCGCAAGAatcaggagctggaggagctgaggACCAGCCTCCACCGGGAGCTCTCCATCTACAA GGGCTGCTTAGAAATCTACGGCCACCTTTGCAAAtcggaagaaaaagcagaggaggagtGTTAG
- the SYNC gene encoding syncoilin isoform X3, which yields MAEPEPPPELQLDEAGASSAPPGAAAGAAPHPDLSRSPSDPAGGAGVTPLHRDSPDACRELQPDGGDASLELNMPGPQLGEDAARAEIPLDVDGAGIPLDGDADGVGIPLDVDGAGIPLDGDADGVGIPLDVDGAGIPLGIDPGGTGILLDMDDADGVGIPLDMDTDGAGIPADVDADGAGIPLDMDAEGAGSPLDADGAEHQCLTLEELGDYFQECIEAVEQLEKERDSLIAELSQLREPALQEIRHAHEEIQAACRLLAKVELERDNLKDEIRQIKQKLFKVTKECVACQYQLESRRHDLSQHAAYQGELETQAGQLSGELSQLKETCEKEKEVLRQRLEAPPCRQDNLYLQESRRLSMEFESFVAESRRGLEEHYEPQLLRLLERREAGAKALQEMQGEIQGMKEALRPLQGEVSRLRLQNRSLEEQIVLVKQKRDEEVGQYREQVEELEDRLKELKNGVQLQQRKNQELEELRTSLHRELSIYKGCLEIYGHLCKSEEKAEEEC from the exons ATGGCAGAGCCTGAGCCCcctccagagctgcagctggaTGAAGCCGGAGCATCCTCCGCCCCGCCGGGAGcggctgcaggtgctgctccGCACCCGGACCTTTCGCGCAGCCCGTCAGACCCagcggggggtgcgggggtgaCACCCCTGCACCGGGACAGCCCGGACGCCTGCCGGGAGCTGCAGCCAGACGGCGGGGACGCTTCCTTGGAGCTAAACATGCCAGGGCCCCAGCTGGGCGAGGATGCGGCCAGGGCTGAGATCCCGCTGGATGTGGATGGGGCAGGAATCCCACTGGACGGGGATGCAGATGGAGTAGGGATCCCACTGGATGTGGATGGGGCAGGAATCCCACTGGATGGGGATGCAGATGGAGTAGGGATCCCACTGGATGTGGATGGGGCAGGAATACCACTCGGCATAGATCCAGGTGGGACGGGGATCCTGCTGGACATGGATGATGCAGATGGAGTAGGGATCCCGTTGGACATGGACACAGACGGGGCAGGGATCCCAGCCGACGTGGATGCAGACGGggcaggaatccctctggatatGGATGCAGAGGGGGCAGGCAGCCCCCTGGACGCGGATGGTGCAGAGCATCAGTGCCTGACCCTCGAAGAGCTGGGGGACTACTTCCAAGAATGCATCGAAGCCGTTGAGCagctggagaaagagagagacagccTGATCGCGGAGCTCTCCCAGCTGCGGGAGCCGGCGCTGCAGGAGATCCGCCATGCCCATGAGGAGATCCAGGCAGCTTGCCGGCTGCTGGCCAAAgtggagctggagagggacaACCTGAAGGATGAGATCCGGCAGATCAAGCAGAAGCTGTTCAAGGTGACGAAGGAGTGCGTGGCTTGCCAATACCAGCTGGAAAGCCGGCGGCACGACCTCTCCCAGCACGCTGCTTACCAGGGCGAGCTGGAGACCCAGGCTGGGCAACTCTCCGGAGAGCTATCCCAGCTGAAGGAGACCTGCgagaaggaaaaggaggttttGAGGCAGCGGCTGGAGGCTCCACCGTGTCGGCAGGATAACCTGTACCTGCAGGAGAGCCGCCGGCTCTCCATGGAGTTCGAGAGCTTCGTGGCGGAGAGCCGGCGGGGTCTGGAGGAGCACTACGAGCCCcagctgctgcggctgctggagAGACGGGAGGCGGGGGCGAAGGCGCTGCAGGAGATGCAGGGGGAGATCCAGGGGATGAAGGAAGCCCTGCGGCCCTTGCAGGGGGAGGTCAGCCGGCTGCGGCTGCAGAACCGCAGCCTGGAGGAGCAGATCGTCCTCGTCAAGCAGAAGCGGGATGAAGAGGTTGGGCAGTACCGG GAACAGGTCGAGGAGCTGGAAGACAGGCTGAAGGAGCTGAAGAACGGGGTCCAGCTCCAGCAGCGCAAGAatcaggagctggaggagctgaggACCAGCCTCCACCGGGAGCTCTCCATCTACAA GGGCTGCTTAGAAATCTACGGCCACCTTTGCAAAtcggaagaaaaagcagaggaggagtGTTAG
- the ZBTB8OS gene encoding protein archease isoform X2, translating into MAADERDYNLTEEQKAIKAKYPPLNKKYEYLDHTADVQLHAWGDTLEEAFEQCVMAMFGYMTDTETVEPVDTVEVEAEGHDMLSLLFHFLDEWLYKFSANEFFIPRGTEVKAITYSAMQICEDEKPEVFVIIDI; encoded by the exons ATGGCAGCCGACGAGAGAGACTACAACCTGACGGAGGAGCAGAAGGCTATCAAAGCCAAATACCCGCCACTCAATAAGAAATACGAAT aTTTGGATCACACAGCAGATGTGCA GCTACACGCCTGGGGAGACACTTTGGAGGAAGCATTTGAGCAGTGCGTCATGGCCATGTTTGGCTACATGACTGATACAGAGACGGTGGAACCTGTGGATACAGTGGAGGTAGAGGCAGAAG GACATGACATGTTGtctcttcttttccacttcttGGATGAGTGGCTGTATAAATTCAGCGCTAATGAGTTCTTTATACCCAGG GGTACAGAGGTCAAAGCCATAACTTACTCGGCAATGCAGATCTGTGAAGACGAAAAGCCAGAAGTCTTTGTCATCATAGATATTTAA
- the SYNC gene encoding syncoilin isoform X2: protein MPRDLMAEPEPPPELQLDEAGASSAPPGAAAGAAPHPDLSRSPSDPAGGAGVTPLHRDSPDACRELQPDGGDASLELNMPGPQLGEDAARAEIPLDVDGAGIPLDGDADGVGIPLDVDGAGIPLDGDADGVGIPLDVDGAGIPLGIDPGGTGILLDMDDADGVGIPLDMDTDGAGIPADVDADGAGIPLDMDAEGAGSPLDADGAEHQCLTLEELGDYFQECIEAVEQLEKERDSLIAELSQLREPALQEIRHAHEEIQAACRLLAKVELERDNLKDEIRQIKQKLFKVTKECVACQYQLESRRHDLSQHAAYQGELETQAGQLSGELSQLKETCEKEKEVLRQRLEAPPCRQDNLYLQESRRLSMEFESFVAESRRGLEEHYEPQLLRLLERREAGAKALQEMQGEIQGMKEALRPLQGEVSRLRLQNRSLEEQIVLVKQKRDEEVGQYREQVEELEDRLKELKNGVQLQQRKNQELEELRTSLHRELSIYKGCLEIYGHLCKSEEKAEEEC from the exons ATGCCAAG ggACCTGATGGCAGAGCCTGAGCCCcctccagagctgcagctggaTGAAGCCGGAGCATCCTCCGCCCCGCCGGGAGcggctgcaggtgctgctccGCACCCGGACCTTTCGCGCAGCCCGTCAGACCCagcggggggtgcgggggtgaCACCCCTGCACCGGGACAGCCCGGACGCCTGCCGGGAGCTGCAGCCAGACGGCGGGGACGCTTCCTTGGAGCTAAACATGCCAGGGCCCCAGCTGGGCGAGGATGCGGCCAGGGCTGAGATCCCGCTGGATGTGGATGGGGCAGGAATCCCACTGGACGGGGATGCAGATGGAGTAGGGATCCCACTGGATGTGGATGGGGCAGGAATCCCACTGGATGGGGATGCAGATGGAGTAGGGATCCCACTGGATGTGGATGGGGCAGGAATACCACTCGGCATAGATCCAGGTGGGACGGGGATCCTGCTGGACATGGATGATGCAGATGGAGTAGGGATCCCGTTGGACATGGACACAGACGGGGCAGGGATCCCAGCCGACGTGGATGCAGACGGggcaggaatccctctggatatGGATGCAGAGGGGGCAGGCAGCCCCCTGGACGCGGATGGTGCAGAGCATCAGTGCCTGACCCTCGAAGAGCTGGGGGACTACTTCCAAGAATGCATCGAAGCCGTTGAGCagctggagaaagagagagacagccTGATCGCGGAGCTCTCCCAGCTGCGGGAGCCGGCGCTGCAGGAGATCCGCCATGCCCATGAGGAGATCCAGGCAGCTTGCCGGCTGCTGGCCAAAgtggagctggagagggacaACCTGAAGGATGAGATCCGGCAGATCAAGCAGAAGCTGTTCAAGGTGACGAAGGAGTGCGTGGCTTGCCAATACCAGCTGGAAAGCCGGCGGCACGACCTCTCCCAGCACGCTGCTTACCAGGGCGAGCTGGAGACCCAGGCTGGGCAACTCTCCGGAGAGCTATCCCAGCTGAAGGAGACCTGCgagaaggaaaaggaggttttGAGGCAGCGGCTGGAGGCTCCACCGTGTCGGCAGGATAACCTGTACCTGCAGGAGAGCCGCCGGCTCTCCATGGAGTTCGAGAGCTTCGTGGCGGAGAGCCGGCGGGGTCTGGAGGAGCACTACGAGCCCcagctgctgcggctgctggagAGACGGGAGGCGGGGGCGAAGGCGCTGCAGGAGATGCAGGGGGAGATCCAGGGGATGAAGGAAGCCCTGCGGCCCTTGCAGGGGGAGGTCAGCCGGCTGCGGCTGCAGAACCGCAGCCTGGAGGAGCAGATCGTCCTCGTCAAGCAGAAGCGGGATGAAGAGGTTGGGCAGTACCGG GAACAGGTCGAGGAGCTGGAAGACAGGCTGAAGGAGCTGAAGAACGGGGTCCAGCTCCAGCAGCGCAAGAatcaggagctggaggagctgaggACCAGCCTCCACCGGGAGCTCTCCATCTACAA GGGCTGCTTAGAAATCTACGGCCACCTTTGCAAAtcggaagaaaaagcagaggaggagtGTTAG
- the RBBP4 gene encoding histone-binding protein RBBP4 — protein MADKEAAFDDAVEERVINEEYKIWKKNTPFLYDLVMTHALEWPSLTAQWLPDVTRPEGKDFSIHRLVLGTHTSDEQNHLVIASVQLPNDDAQFDASHYDSEKGEFGGFGSVSGKIEIEIKINHEGEVNRARYMPQNPCIIATKTPSSDVLVFDYTKHPSKPDPSGECNPDLRLRGHQKEGYGLSWNPNLSGHLLSASDDHTICLWDISAVPKEGKVVDAKTIFTGHTAVVEDVSWHLLHESLFGSVADDQKLMIWDTRSNNTSKPSHSVDAHTAEVNCLSFNPYSEFILATGSADKTVALWDLRNLKLKLHSFESHKDEIFQVQWSPHNETILASSGTDRRLNVWDLSKIGEEQSPEDAEDGPPELLFIHGGHTAKISDFSWNPNEPWVICSVSEDNIMQVWQMAENIYNDEDPEGSVDPEGQGS, from the exons atggcGGACAAGGAAG cagcCTTTGATGACGCAGTGGAAGAACGTGTGATCAATGAAGAGtataaaatatggaaaaagaaTACTCCCTTCTTATATGATTTGGTAATGACCCATGCTCTGGAATGGCCCAGCTTGACTGCTCAGTGGCTTCCTGATGTAACAAG ACCTGAAGGCAAAGATTTCAGTATTCACCGGTTAGTCCTGGGGACCCATACTTCAGACGAACAAAATCATCTTGTGATAGCTAGTGTGCAGTTGCCTAACGACGATGCCCAGTTTGATGCTTCACACTATGATAGTGAGAAAGGAG AGTTTGGAGGCTTTGGGTCAGTTAGTGGGAAAATTGAAATTGAAATCAAGATAAATCACGAGGGAGAAGTGAACAGAGCACGTTACATGCCACAGAACCCATGTATCATCGCTACGAAGACTCCATCCAGTGACGTCCTTGTCTTTGATTACACCAAACACCCATCTAAACCAG ACCCTTCTGGAGAGTGTAACCCTGATCTGCGTCTTCGTGGACACCAGAAGGAAGGTTACGGGCTGTCATGGAACCCGAACTTGAGTGGGCATTTGCTTAGTGCTTCTGATGATCAT accatttGCTTGTGGGATATTAGCGCTGTTCCAAAAGAAGGCAAAGTGGTGGATGCAAAGACCATCTTCACAGGCCATACAGCAGTAGTGGAAGATGTATCTTGGCACCTGCTCCATGAATCGCTTTTTGGATCTGTTGCTGATGATCAGAAGCTCATGAT CTGGGATACTCGGTCAAACAACACCTCCAAACCTAGTCATTCAGTGGACGCTCACACAGCTGAAGTCAACTGCCTGTCTTTCAATCCCTACAGTGAGTTTATCCTGGCTACAGGATCAGCTGATAAG ACTGTTGCTCTATGGGACTTGAGGAACCTAAAACTGAAGTTGCACTCCTTTGAATCACataaagatgaaatatttcag GTTCAGTGGTCTCCCCATAATGAAACTATATTGGCCTCCAGTGGCACTGACCGCAGGCTAAATGTCTGGGACTTGAG caaaattgGAGAAGAGCAGTCCCCTGAAGATGCTGAGGATGGTCCCCCAGAGCTGTTG TTTATTCATGGTGGTCATACTGCGAAGATATCTGATTTCTCCTGGAATCCCAATGAACCCTGGGTAATTTGTTCTGTATCAGAAGATAATATCATGCAAGTCTGGCAAATG GCGGAGAACATTTATAATGATGAAGACCCTGAAGGAAGCGTGGATCCAGAAGGTCAAGGATCCTAG
- the ZBTB8OS gene encoding protein archease isoform X1, which yields MAADERDYNLTEEQKAIKAKYPPLNKKYEYLDHTADVQLHAWGDTLEEAFEQCVMAMFGYMTDTETVEPVDTVEVEAEGHDMLSLLFHFLDEWLYKFSANEFFIPREVKVLYIDRMQFKIRSIGWGEEFSLPKHPQGTEVKAITYSAMQICEDEKPEVFVIIDI from the exons ATGGCAGCCGACGAGAGAGACTACAACCTGACGGAGGAGCAGAAGGCTATCAAAGCCAAATACCCGCCACTCAATAAGAAATACGAAT aTTTGGATCACACAGCAGATGTGCA GCTACACGCCTGGGGAGACACTTTGGAGGAAGCATTTGAGCAGTGCGTCATGGCCATGTTTGGCTACATGACTGATACAGAGACGGTGGAACCTGTGGATACAGTGGAGGTAGAGGCAGAAG GACATGACATGTTGtctcttcttttccacttcttGGATGAGTGGCTGTATAAATTCAGCGCTAATGAGTTCTTTATACCCAGG GAGGTGAAAGTGCTTTACATCGACCGAATGCAATTCAAAATAAGATCCATTGG GTGGGGAGAAGAGTTCTCTTTACCCAAACACCCTCAG GGTACAGAGGTCAAAGCCATAACTTACTCGGCAATGCAGATCTGTGAAGACGAAAAGCCAGAAGTCTTTGTCATCATAGATATTTAA
- the ZBTB8OS gene encoding protein archease isoform X3: MAMFGYMTDTETVEPVDTVEVEAEGHDMLSLLFHFLDEWLYKFSANEFFIPREVKVLYIDRMQFKIRSIGWGEEFSLPKHPQGTEVKAITYSAMQICEDEKPEVFVIIDI, encoded by the exons ATGGCCATGTTTGGCTACATGACTGATACAGAGACGGTGGAACCTGTGGATACAGTGGAGGTAGAGGCAGAAG GACATGACATGTTGtctcttcttttccacttcttGGATGAGTGGCTGTATAAATTCAGCGCTAATGAGTTCTTTATACCCAGG GAGGTGAAAGTGCTTTACATCGACCGAATGCAATTCAAAATAAGATCCATTGG GTGGGGAGAAGAGTTCTCTTTACCCAAACACCCTCAG GGTACAGAGGTCAAAGCCATAACTTACTCGGCAATGCAGATCTGTGAAGACGAAAAGCCAGAAGTCTTTGTCATCATAGATATTTAA